The sequence below is a genomic window from Streptomyces sp. NBC_00582.
TGGTCCGAGGCCTCGTCGGCCTTCGAGGTGACCGTGTCGAAGGACTTGAAGGACTTCGGCGCCCACACCCCGCGCCGCTCCACGTCCACGTGCTGCACCTTCCCGAACAGCTCCGGCGAGCACAGCAGATAGTCGATCTTCTGGTCGAGGGAGTGGCCGGTCCCGAAGGTGCCGAGGTCGCCCGTGTACGAGGGGTGGCTCATCGCGTCCTGGGCCCCGGTGGCGAGCAGCTTCTTGACCGCGGGGCTGTCGGGGGAGTCGTTGAGGTCGCCGGCGACCAGGACGCGGGGGGAGCGTCCGAGGGCGTGCGTGTAGATCTCCGCGACCCGCTCGCCCTGGGCCAGCCGCAGCGCCGCGCCGGCCGAACCGCCGCCCCGCTTGCTCTTGAAGTGGTTCCCGAGGATCCACAGCGGGGTCCCGTTGACCGCGATCTCCCACTCCACGCAGTCCCGGCTGAACACCGGATCGCCGTTCGGGCGCAGATCGAAGATGTGCGAGCGGATCGAGCTGATGGGGTGGCGGCTGAGGATGCCGACGTCGATGCCGCGCGGGTCGTTGCCGTCGATCAGCATGCTGTACGGGTAGGGCCGTTTCCCCAGGGCCCCGCCGAGGACCTGCCGGTTGAAGCGGTCCAGGGTGAGCCGGTCCTCGACCTCGACCGTGAGCAGGATGTCGGCGTTGACCTCGGCGACCACCCGGCCGGTGTTGCGGACCACGTCCCAGTTGAGTTCGGACCGCACCAGCTCGGCCCAACCGGTCCATTTCCCACGGCCCTTGGCGATGACCTCGATGACGGGATCGTCCTCCGGGGGATGCGTCCTGAAGAGCGCGGCGGAGCCGCCCCGGGTCTCGTTGACGACGAACGGCGGGGGCTCGTGCCGGGGGTTCTGGTCCCAGGCCCGGTGCTCCTTGATGATCTCGGCGATACGCGTCCTGTCGTCGTCGCCGTAGACGTCCTTGTCCAGCAGGCCGACCAGTTCGGCGAAGTCGGCGAGGACCCGCCGGCGCTCCTGGTCGTCCGGGAGCTCGAAGACCCTGGGGCGGCGGAACAGGTTCTCCGCGTTGAATGTGCCGATACGAATCGTCATGGCTCCTCCTGGGAGGTGACTGTTCGCGGACAATTCCCATTTTCCGGGCAGTGGCGTGCTGTGTCGCGTCGACAGCATGGAAGGCGGACAGGTATGGACTGACAGATATTGAAATCTGTCATCCGTCATGCCAGGGTGGAGGCATGACCCTCCCCATCCGCCCCCTCGGCCGCACCGGCCCGCAGGTCTCCGCCCTCGGCCTCGGCTGCATGGGCATGACCGCTCTGTACGGCGGCGCGGACCGCGCCGAGTCC
It includes:
- a CDS encoding endonuclease/exonuclease/phosphatase family protein — its product is MTIRIGTFNAENLFRRPRVFELPDDQERRRVLADFAELVGLLDKDVYGDDDRTRIAEIIKEHRAWDQNPRHEPPPFVVNETRGGSAALFRTHPPEDDPVIEVIAKGRGKWTGWAELVRSELNWDVVRNTGRVVAEVNADILLTVEVEDRLTLDRFNRQVLGGALGKRPYPYSMLIDGNDPRGIDVGILSRHPISSIRSHIFDLRPNGDPVFSRDCVEWEIAVNGTPLWILGNHFKSKRGGGSAGAALRLAQGERVAEIYTHALGRSPRVLVAGDLNDSPDSPAVKKLLATGAQDAMSHPSYTGDLGTFGTGHSLDQKIDYLLCSPELFGKVQHVDVERRGVWAPKSFKSFDTVTSKADEASDHAALYMDVDL